The following proteins are encoded in a genomic region of Syngnathus acus chromosome 22, fSynAcu1.2, whole genome shotgun sequence:
- the LOC119116442 gene encoding KATNB1-like protein 1, which translates to MADALPRTGGVMDFNSDDDKQYCEAALEIESSHFRVSHSQGGQVDGAKKEFNKKSRSGNNPGRLKRVSSYKRKTRHLAVARKKPQGSGGTQDAEKNDNKMNIQQEMFDTDPQVLTANHDTQLDEFSKLAELAKDHSTITEVLLGRNLRLKVGLTLWKRHFGELITYFQRIQDNSVFVDMLPLISKRIDDDDDSNITIGCCVDLFPLVRNVLASPYEEYVTVGLMWIHSVLKRWWEQLQECGSAETFLDRNFHVFNQQLLGLWQREPKLKSFPGSAGDMAKVIDSFLSQLTFHP; encoded by the exons GTGTAATGGATTTCAATTCGGATGACGACAAGCAATATTGTGAAGCGGCTCTGGAGATTGAGTCTTCCCATTTCAGAGTCAGTCATTCTCAAGGAGGCCAGGTGGATGGGGCTAAAAAGGAGTTCAATAAGAAAAG TCGCTCGGGCAACAATCCAGGCAGGCTAAAACGAGTCTCGTCGTATAAGAGGAAGACCCGACATTTGGCGGTGGCTCGGAAAAAGCCCCAAGGGTCAGGCGGGACGCAGGATGCGGAAAAGAACGACAACAAGATGAATATTCAGCAGGAGATGTTTGACACGGATCCTCAGGTGTTGACGGCAAACCACGATACTCAACTCGATGAGTTCTCCAAACTTGCCGAG CTCGCGAAAGATCACAGCACAATAACCGAGGTGCTCCTTGGAAGAAACTTAAGACTTAAAGTAGGCTTAACACTGTGGAAGCGACATTTTGGAGAACTGATAACGTATTTCCAAAG AATCCAAGATAACAGCGTCTTTGTTGACATGCTCCCTCTAATAAGCAAACG CAtagatgatgacgatgactCCAACATCACCATCGGCTGTTGCGTGGACCTCTTCCCATTGGTTCGGAATGTTCTCGCCAGTCCATATGAAGA ATACGTCACTGTCGGTTTGATGTGGATCCATTCGGTTTTGAAACGCTGGTGGGAGCAGCTTCAAGAATGTGGATCGGCCGAGACTTTTTTGGATAG AAACTTCCACGTCTTTAATCAGCAGTTGCTGGGATTATGGCAGCGAGAGCCGAAACTGAAATCTTTTCCCGGTTCTGCAGGAGACATGGCAAAGGTCATTGACTCCTTCCTGTCTCAACTTACTTTCCATCCATGa